A part of Bacillus thuringiensis genomic DNA contains:
- the aspA gene encoding aspartate ammonia-lyase produces MIATKDIRIEKDFLGEKEVPSVAYYGVQTLRAVENFPITGYRIHPSLITAMAIVKKAAALANMDTGYLAKDIGHEIAEAAQEIVDGKFHDQFIVDPIQGGAGTSINMNTNEVIANRALERMGYEKGAYAKISPNTHVNMAQSTNDAFPTGIHIATLMMLEELLITMEELHSAFRAKAKEFDHVIKMGRTHLQDAVPIRLGQEFEAYSRVLARDIKRIKQSRQHLYEVNMGATAVGTGLNANPMYIEQVVKHLRTFSGFPLVGAEHLVDATQNTDAYTEVSAALKVCMMNMSKIANDLRIMASGPRVGLAEIQLPARQPGSSIMPGKVNPVMAEVINQVAFQVIGNDHTICLASEAGQLELNVMEPVLVFNLIQSISIMNNGFRVFREYCIKGITANEELLKQYVEKSVGIITAVNPHIGYEAASRIAREAIETGKSVRELCLEHGVLTEEELDIILDPFEMTHPEIAGASLLKNKKM; encoded by the coding sequence ATGATAGCAACGAAGGATATACGTATAGAGAAAGATTTTTTAGGTGAAAAGGAAGTACCGAGTGTAGCTTATTATGGGGTACAAACATTACGTGCTGTAGAAAACTTCCCGATTACAGGATATCGCATTCATCCGTCACTCATTACGGCAATGGCAATTGTGAAAAAAGCGGCGGCACTTGCAAATATGGATACTGGTTATTTAGCGAAAGACATTGGACATGAAATTGCAGAGGCAGCACAAGAAATTGTTGATGGAAAATTCCATGATCAATTTATCGTGGATCCAATCCAAGGCGGTGCTGGAACTTCTATTAATATGAATACAAATGAAGTAATCGCTAATCGAGCGTTAGAGCGTATGGGGTATGAAAAAGGCGCGTATGCAAAAATTAGCCCAAACACGCATGTGAACATGGCTCAATCAACGAATGATGCGTTTCCAACAGGAATTCATATTGCAACTCTTATGATGTTAGAAGAACTTCTTATTACAATGGAAGAACTTCATTCTGCTTTCCGTGCAAAAGCAAAAGAGTTCGATCACGTCATTAAAATGGGGCGTACACATTTACAAGATGCTGTTCCGATTCGTCTTGGACAAGAATTTGAAGCGTATAGCCGAGTGCTTGCGCGTGATATAAAAAGAATTAAACAGTCTCGTCAACATTTATACGAAGTGAACATGGGGGCGACAGCTGTTGGTACAGGATTAAATGCAAATCCTATGTACATTGAACAAGTGGTTAAACACCTGCGAACATTTAGTGGATTCCCACTTGTTGGTGCAGAGCACTTAGTCGATGCAACGCAAAACACAGATGCATACACAGAAGTATCTGCGGCATTAAAAGTATGTATGATGAACATGTCTAAAATTGCGAATGACCTTCGTATTATGGCATCTGGACCGCGTGTTGGATTAGCTGAAATTCAATTGCCAGCTCGTCAACCAGGTTCATCTATTATGCCAGGTAAAGTAAACCCTGTTATGGCAGAAGTAATTAATCAAGTTGCTTTCCAAGTAATTGGTAATGATCATACAATTTGCTTAGCATCAGAAGCAGGACAATTAGAGTTAAATGTAATGGAGCCTGTACTCGTATTTAATTTAATTCAGTCTATCAGTATTATGAATAACGGATTCCGTGTATTCCGTGAATATTGTATTAAAGGAATTACAGCAAATGAAGAATTGCTGAAGCAATATGTAGAGAAAAGTGTTGGAATTATTACAGCAGTTAACCCTCATATTGGTTATGAAGCAGCATCTCGTATTGCACGTGAAGCAATTGAAACAGGAAAATCTGTTAGGGAGCTATGTTTAGAACATGGTGTACTGACAGAAGAAGAATTGGATATTA
- a CDS encoding hemolysin family protein, whose product MDIIKLLMVAILIALTGFFVAVEFAIIKVRSSRIDQLVSEKRRGALAAKKVTSNLDEYLSACQLGITITALGLGWLGEPTIKHLLEPLFLKLHLSPAIASTVSFIIAFAVITFLHVVIGELAPKTLAIQRAEQVSLLLSKPIIYFYRVMYPFIWALNGSARLVTGLFGLHPASEHEVAHSEEELRLILSESYESGEINQREFKYVNNIFEFDNRVAKEIMVPRTEVVGLYEDEPFETHIKIIAQEKYTRYPVFGEDKDEIIGMVNVKDLFIRYMDGNRDEECSITPYTRPVIEVLENIPIHDLLLQMQRKRIPLAVLYDEYGGTAGIVTLEDILEEIVGEIRDEYDEDEHPPIEHISEGCKIVEGKVLISEVNDLFGIHLIADDVDTIGGWIMVQKQIVAEGESIEKYGFSFKVLEKDMHQIKRVEIKKVEE is encoded by the coding sequence GTGGATATTATAAAATTACTGATGGTAGCCATTCTTATTGCATTAACAGGTTTTTTTGTAGCTGTTGAGTTTGCAATTATTAAGGTACGTAGCAGTCGTATTGATCAACTCGTTAGTGAAAAACGACGAGGGGCATTAGCAGCTAAAAAAGTAACTTCGAATTTAGATGAGTATTTATCAGCATGTCAGTTAGGTATTACAATTACTGCTTTAGGGCTTGGGTGGTTAGGAGAGCCGACTATAAAACATTTACTCGAGCCGTTGTTTTTAAAACTACATTTATCTCCTGCAATTGCAAGTACAGTTTCATTTATTATTGCTTTTGCAGTGATTACATTTTTACATGTTGTCATTGGTGAACTTGCTCCGAAGACGCTCGCTATACAAAGAGCAGAGCAAGTTAGCTTATTATTATCTAAGCCAATTATTTACTTTTACCGAGTAATGTATCCGTTTATTTGGGCTTTAAATGGTTCTGCAAGGCTTGTAACAGGGTTATTCGGATTACATCCGGCTTCTGAACATGAAGTTGCTCATTCGGAGGAAGAATTACGATTAATCTTATCCGAGAGTTATGAGAGCGGAGAGATTAATCAAAGGGAATTTAAATATGTAAATAATATTTTTGAATTCGATAATAGAGTCGCAAAGGAAATTATGGTACCTCGTACAGAAGTTGTAGGTTTATATGAGGACGAACCATTTGAAACACATATTAAAATAATCGCACAAGAAAAGTATACGAGATATCCCGTATTTGGTGAAGATAAAGATGAAATTATTGGGATGGTTAATGTAAAGGATTTATTTATTCGTTATATGGATGGTAATCGAGACGAGGAGTGCTCGATTACGCCATATACAAGGCCAGTTATTGAAGTGTTAGAAAATATCCCTATTCATGATTTGCTATTACAAATGCAAAGAAAACGAATTCCATTAGCTGTATTATATGATGAATATGGTGGTACAGCGGGGATCGTTACACTAGAAGATATTTTAGAAGAAATTGTTGGAGAAATCCGAGATGAATACGATGAAGATGAACACCCGCCTATAGAGCATATAAGTGAAGGGTGTAAAATCGTAGAGGGAAAAGTGCTTATTAGTGAAGTAAATGATTTATTTGGTATACACTTAATCGCTGATGATGTAGATACGATCGGTGGTTGGATTATGGTACAAAAGCAAATCGTTGCTGAAGGAGAGAGTATTGAAAAATACGGCTTTTCTTTTAAAGTTCTTGAAAAGGATATGCATCAAATTAAACGAGTGGAAATAAAGAAGGTAGAAGAATGA